From Columba livia isolate bColLiv1 breed racing homer chromosome 7, bColLiv1.pat.W.v2, whole genome shotgun sequence, one genomic window encodes:
- the GALNT3 gene encoding polypeptide N-acetylgalactosaminyltransferase 3 isoform X3 — translation MALKKTPKLFKKLFFHWKLWKFSIIVIVFLVFLFLLQREVGVQDFKDETQIEPVVGKKSHVLGLMLNAMNNIKGANPKMQIKAPFRQTKVPGEGRCLPGHYTAVELKPFLDRPLQDPNSPGASGKAFKTISLNSEEQKEKQRGEEKHCFNAFASDRISLHRDLGPDTRPPECIEQKFKRCPPLPTTSIIIVFHNEAWSTLLRTVHSVMYTSPAILLKEIILVDDASVDEYLHDKLDEYVKQFQIVKVVRQKERKGLITARLLGASVATGETLTFLDAHCECFYGWLEPLLARIAENPVAVVSPDIASIDLNTFEFTKPSPYGHGHNRGNFDWSLSFGWESLPKHENKRRKDETYPIRTPTFAGGLFSISKDYFEHIGSYDEEMEIWGGENIEMSFRVWQCGGQLEIMPCSVVGHVFRSKSPHTFPKGTQVITRNQVRLAEVWMDEYKEIFYRRNTEAAKIVKQKTFGDISKRLDLRQRLQCKNFTWYLSNVYPEAYVPDLNPLFSGYLKNTGNRMCLDVGENNHGGKPLIMYSCHGLGGNQDSHCQGRCWWESGQWDTKWPGLSHLPYHACSLIV, via the exons aTGGCTTTGAAAAAGACACCTAAACTATtcaaaaaactattttttcacTGGAAACTTTGGAAGTTTAGCATTATTGTGATTGTCtttctggtatttttatttttattgcaaagaGAAGTGGGTGTTCAAGATTTTAAAGATGAAACACAAATCGAGCCAGTTGTTGGAAAGAAAAGTCATGTATTAGGTCTCATGTTAAATGCTATGAACAATATCAAAGGTGCAAATCCAAAAATGCAGATAAAAGCACCTTTTAGGCAAACTAAGGTTCCTGGAGAAGGCCGCTGTTTGCCAGGACACTATACTGCAGTGGAACTAAAACCCTTTCTAGATCGACCTCTTCAAGATCCTAATTCTCCTGGAGCTTCTGGTAAAGCATTTAAAACCATCAGCTTAAAttcagaagaacagaaagaaaaacagcgTGGAGAAGAAAAGCACTGCTTTAATGCATTTGCAAGTGACAGGATTTCTTTACACCGAGATCTTGGACCAGACACTCGACCTCCTGA ATGTATTGAACAAAAGTTTAAGCGTTGCCCGCCATTGCCAACCACAAGTATTATAATAGTTTTTCATAATGAAGCATGGTCCACTCTGCTCAGAACTGTTCACAGCGTGATGTATACCTCTCCTGCCATACTACTAAAGGAGATTATTTTGGTGGATGATGCCAGTGTAGATG AATACTTGCATGATAAACTAGATGAATATGTGAAACAATTTCAAATAGTTAAAGTAGTCcgtcaaaaggaaagaaaaggtctAATCACTGCACGGTTGTTGGGAGCTTCCGTAGCAACAGGAGAGACCCTGACCTTTCTGGATGCTCATT GTGAATGCTTTTATGGCTGGTTAGAGCCATTATTGGCAAGAATAGCTGAGAACCCGGTTGCTGTTGTAAGCCCTGATATTGCTTCTATAGATCTCAATACTTTTGAATTCACTAAACCATCTCCTTATGGGCATGGCCACAACAGAGGAAATTTTGATTGGAGTTTGTCATTTGGATGGGAGTCTCTACCTAAACatgagaataaaagaagaaaagatgaaacCTATCCGATTAG AACACCTACTTTTGCTGGAGGTCTCTTTTCAATATCAAAAGACTACTTTGAACACATTGGAAGCTACGatgaagaaatggaaatatGGGGAGGTGAAAATATAGAAATGTCTTTCAGA GTGTGGCAATGTGGTGGACAGTTGGAGATCATGCCTTGCTCTGTTGTTGGCCATGTCTTTCGCAGCAAGAGTCCTCATACTTTCCCAAAAGGTACACAAGTGATCACACGTAATCAAGTCCGCCTTGCAGAAGTCTGGATGGATgaatataaagaaatattttaccgAAGAAACACAGAGGCAGCAAAAATTGTGAAACAA AAAACATTTGGAGACATCTCAAAAAGACTTGATTTAAGGCAGCGTCTGCAGTGTAAAAATTTTACCTGGTATCTCAGTAATGTTTATCCAGAAGCATATGTGCCAGACCTGAATCCTTTGTTTTCTGGATAT TTAAAAAACACAGGTAACCGCATGTGTCTGGATGTTGGTGAAAATAACCATGGTGGCAAACCATTGATTATGTATTCTTGTCATGGACTTGGAGGAAATCAG